A single Novosphingobium sp. SL115 DNA region contains:
- a CDS encoding SLC13 family permease: MIILSVAILVAIFAAAVWLPLNMGLIGLAAALGVGAMAGLSAKDVLTGFPADLFLTLLGITYLFGIASRNGAIDWLVARASHRLGHHTGFIPVLVFTVTAALTALGAVGPAAVAVVAPIALRMARAHGFSALMMGLMVVHGAQAGAFSPISIYGGITNKVLARTGIVPQPEYLFLASAAFNATMALAIWLWYARHRAASASTAHEIEAPQALTRDGAWTLTGLAALAAGALLFKIDIGFMALIVIIALAMVAPRTQDGALKQVDWSTILLISGIVIYVGVLEKIGAIGAVSAAIGTVGSAALAALLLCYLAATVSAFASSTALLGVMIPLAAPLLGAPGIPAMGVIAALCIANTIVDTSPFSTNGALIVGNTPEPDRPDLLRKLLIYSALVVAFGPLLAWAVFVGV; this comes from the coding sequence ATGATAATCCTGTCGGTTGCGATCCTTGTCGCAATCTTTGCAGCAGCGGTGTGGTTGCCATTGAACATGGGGCTGATCGGCCTTGCCGCCGCGCTGGGCGTGGGTGCCATGGCGGGCCTTTCGGCCAAGGACGTGCTGACGGGCTTTCCCGCCGACCTGTTCCTGACCCTGTTGGGCATCACCTATCTGTTCGGCATTGCCAGCCGCAACGGCGCGATTGACTGGCTGGTCGCGCGCGCATCGCACCGGCTGGGCCATCACACCGGCTTCATTCCCGTGCTGGTCTTCACCGTTACCGCCGCGCTTACCGCGCTGGGCGCGGTTGGCCCCGCCGCCGTCGCCGTTGTCGCCCCCATTGCCCTGCGCATGGCCCGCGCCCACGGCTTTTCGGCGCTGATGATGGGGCTGATGGTGGTCCACGGCGCGCAGGCGGGTGCCTTTTCGCCCATCTCCATCTACGGCGGCATCACCAACAAGGTTCTGGCCCGCACCGGCATTGTCCCTCAACCCGAATACCTGTTCCTTGCCAGTGCAGCCTTCAACGCCACCATGGCACTGGCCATCTGGCTCTGGTATGCCCGCCATCGCGCGGCATCGGCCAGCACGGCCCATGAAATCGAAGCCCCCCAAGCCCTTACCCGCGATGGTGCGTGGACTTTGACAGGCCTTGCCGCGCTGGCTGCCGGTGCCTTGCTATTCAAGATCGACATCGGCTTCATGGCGCTCATCGTCATCATCGCGCTCGCCATGGTCGCCCCGCGCACCCAGGATGGCGCCCTGAAACAGGTGGACTGGTCCACCATCCTGCTGATTTCAGGCATCGTCATCTATGTCGGTGTGCTGGAAAAAATCGGTGCCATCGGCGCGGTCAGCGCTGCCATCGGCACGGTCGGTTCCGCCGCGCTGGCGGCCCTGCTGCTGTGCTACCTTGCAGCCACAGTGTCGGCCTTCGCCTCGTCCACCGCGCTGCTGGGGGTGATGATCCCGCTGGCCGCCCCGCTGCTGGGCGCGCCCGGCATCCCCGCCATGGGCGTCATCGCTGCACTGTGCATCGCCAATACCATCGTCGACACCTCTCCCTTCTCGACCAATGGCGCGCTGATCGTCGGCAACACCCCGGAACCGGACCGCCCCGACCTGCTCCGCAAACTGCTCATCTACAGCGCGCTGGTCGTCGCCTTCGGCCCGCTACTGGCCTGGGCGGTGTTCGTGGGGGTGTAA
- a CDS encoding SDR family NAD(P)-dependent oxidoreductase has product MIFEASRLGAPGTGVVITGGASGIGLSAAHALAAVGRPVALWDINADGAKVAAAEISHAYGVATIGLAVDLRNPQSVAPAALQTREALGAIGGIVHGAGTALQTGIGGVTPENFDGGMALHVRALIELTQAFMADLKANPGSAIVAIASINAWFGNGMIPIYSAAKGAVISLVRSMADELSQHGVRINAVSPGMIDTPILGAARDGMEQLYGPRIFLGRFGRPDEIATVIRFLLSDEASYVTGTELVVDGGIRHSQRP; this is encoded by the coding sequence ATGATCTTTGAGGCATCGCGCCTTGGTGCGCCGGGCACCGGGGTAGTCATCACCGGGGGCGCATCGGGCATCGGTCTTTCCGCCGCTCATGCGCTGGCCGCAGTGGGCCGTCCGGTTGCGCTGTGGGACATCAACGCTGATGGGGCAAAGGTCGCAGCGGCTGAAATATCACATGCTTATGGCGTGGCCACCATTGGCCTTGCCGTCGATTTGCGCAATCCGCAGTCGGTCGCCCCTGCTGCCCTGCAAACGCGCGAAGCGTTAGGTGCCATTGGCGGCATCGTGCATGGTGCGGGCACTGCGTTGCAGACCGGGATTGGCGGGGTGACGCCTGAAAACTTTGACGGTGGCATGGCGCTGCATGTGCGCGCGTTGATTGAACTGACGCAGGCTTTCATGGCTGATCTGAAGGCCAATCCGGGCAGCGCTATCGTCGCCATTGCATCGATAAATGCGTGGTTTGGCAATGGCATGATCCCGATCTACTCTGCCGCGAAGGGCGCCGTAATCTCGCTGGTGCGCTCTATGGCGGACGAGCTTTCGCAGCATGGCGTGCGTATCAACGCGGTCAGTCCAGGCATGATCGACACCCCCATTCTGGGCGCGGCGCGTGACGGGATGGAGCAGCTTTATGGCCCGCGCATTTTCCTTGGCCGGTTTGGACGGCCGGATGAAATTGCCACGGTAATCCGCTTCCTTCTGTCGGACGAAGCCAGCTATGTTACGGGTACTGAACTCGTCGTAGATGGCGGCATCCGCCATTCACAGCGGCCCTGA
- a CDS encoding class I adenylate-forming enzyme family protein: protein MSDTVREGHRSASEADLLNDPVLADPVLARVAGPGSPFEIGQRDGMRQFVAAPTDLNLLIESARRFGDRTCVVDFSDDGAERRLNYDQLFGWRDQLVPMLRITRGDRVAIAMRNSAEWLVAFLAVMKAGGVAALVNSRGSGPELLAMLEDVDPAVVLADGERAEAMRDAGYTGRVLDLKKPLDTGELARRAADAAPDGRHAAPDDPCAILFTSGTTGRVKGAVLSHRNVITGLMSTQMSGMVVLTNMAQQMGTSAEALIAQMPQPASLLVYPLFHVSGLGAGFLSPFVSGGKVVIMRRWNAEEAARLIAAEQISMFSAVPTMLWDILHRARTDGASLVSLRNIGSGGQALPVNLVEEVHALCPHAQIGTGYGMTECSGAIAQAVGPDFMRRPAAAGRVLPMVDVRIEGPDGQILTGGEAGEIVVRGAQVMRGYWNRPEETAAVLTDDGWLRTGDVGFVDGDGYVFIVDRKKDMVISGGENIYCAEVERVLGEMPGLTEFAAFGLPDERLGEKLVAAVVAAPGTDEATVIEWVASRLARYKAPVRVAFSQTTLPRNGLGKVDKIALRRVWPQLSGEN from the coding sequence ATGTCCGACACGGTGCGCGAAGGCCATCGCAGCGCAAGCGAGGCTGATCTGCTGAACGATCCGGTTCTGGCTGATCCCGTTCTGGCGCGCGTTGCCGGGCCGGGGTCGCCGTTCGAGATCGGGCAGCGCGACGGGATGCGCCAGTTCGTGGCCGCGCCGACCGACCTGAACCTGCTGATCGAATCCGCGCGCCGGTTTGGGGATCGCACCTGTGTGGTGGATTTCAGCGACGACGGGGCAGAGCGCCGCCTGAATTATGACCAGTTGTTCGGCTGGCGCGATCAGCTTGTGCCCATGCTGCGCATTACGCGCGGCGACCGGGTGGCGATTGCCATGCGCAACAGCGCGGAATGGCTGGTGGCATTTCTGGCCGTGATGAAGGCGGGTGGGGTTGCCGCGCTGGTCAACAGCCGGGGGTCTGGGCCGGAATTGCTGGCGATGCTTGAAGATGTTGATCCTGCGGTGGTGCTTGCCGATGGCGAGCGTGCCGAGGCGATGCGCGATGCAGGCTATACCGGCCGTGTGCTCGATCTGAAAAAGCCGTTGGACACAGGCGAACTGGCGCGTCGGGCGGCTGATGCCGCGCCGGATGGACGCCATGCCGCGCCCGATGATCCCTGCGCCATCCTGTTCACATCGGGCACGACCGGGCGGGTGAAAGGTGCGGTCCTTTCGCACCGCAATGTCATTACTGGGCTGATGAGCACGCAGATGTCGGGCATGGTCGTGCTGACCAACATGGCGCAGCAGATGGGCACGAGCGCGGAAGCGCTGATTGCGCAGATGCCGCAGCCGGCATCGTTGCTGGTCTATCCGCTGTTTCATGTTTCGGGGCTTGGCGCGGGGTTTCTTTCGCCGTTCGTCAGCGGGGGCAAAGTGGTCATCATGCGCCGCTGGAATGCGGAGGAGGCTGCGCGGCTGATTGCGGCTGAGCAGATCAGCATGTTCAGCGCGGTGCCGACGATGCTGTGGGACATTCTTCATCGCGCGCGGACGGATGGGGCAAGCCTTGTTTCGCTGCGCAATATCGGCAGCGGCGGTCAGGCCCTGCCGGTCAATCTGGTTGAGGAAGTCCACGCGCTTTGCCCCCATGCGCAGATCGGCACCGGATATGGCATGACCGAATGTTCGGGCGCGATTGCGCAGGCAGTGGGGCCGGACTTCATGCGCCGCCCGGCCGCAGCGGGGCGAGTGCTGCCGATGGTGGACGTGCGCATCGAAGGGCCGGACGGGCAGATCCTGACCGGCGGAGAGGCGGGCGAGATTGTGGTGCGTGGCGCGCAGGTGATGCGCGGATACTGGAACCGCCCGGAGGAAACGGCGGCGGTGCTGACCGATGATGGCTGGCTGCGCACCGGGGACGTCGGGTTCGTGGATGGGGACGGCTATGTCTTCATTGTCGACCGCAAGAAGGACATGGTGATTTCGGGCGGGGAGAACATCTATTGCGCCGAAGTGGAACGCGTTCTGGGCGAAATGCCGGGGCTGACCGAATTTGCTGCTTTCGGCCTGCCGGATGAACGGCTGGGCGAAAAGCTGGTGGCGGCGGTGGTGGCCGCGCCGGGCACCGATGAAGCCACGGTGATCGAATGGGTGGCAAGCCGTCTTGCCCGCTACAAGGCGCCAGTGCGCGTCGCTTTCAGCCAGACAACGCTGCCGCGCAATGGGCTGGGCAAGGTCGACAAGATCGCCCTGCGCAGGGTGTGGCCGCAGCTTTCGGGAGAGAATTGA
- a CDS encoding amidohydrolase family protein — protein MGMPKDIGIIDCMLGLPDAEDRAEWFAPFRPLIKDKQTLGQFAMPAQYMFKDIPQSGQQDDYIAWTVAQMDRHNVQRALVGWNEDDTSRRAKELYGDRFFFDLPVNPNNGTEEVRRIKRIHAEVGLSAVSVFPSGTLPQVAINHKYMWPIYSACEELGLPILLNVGIPGPRIPMETQKVEHLDEVCWFFPELKVVMRHGAEPWEALAVKLMLKWPNLYYSTSAFAPKHYPKAIIDYANTRGADKVIYAGYFPMGLSLDRIMADMENVPFKDEVWPKFLRDNAMKVFGL, from the coding sequence ATGGGAATGCCCAAGGATATCGGGATCATCGACTGCATGCTGGGCCTGCCCGATGCGGAGGACCGCGCCGAATGGTTTGCCCCGTTCCGCCCGCTTATCAAGGACAAGCAGACGCTGGGGCAGTTTGCCATGCCCGCGCAATACATGTTCAAGGACATCCCGCAATCGGGCCAGCAGGACGATTACATCGCCTGGACCGTGGCGCAGATGGACAGGCACAACGTGCAGCGCGCGCTGGTGGGCTGGAACGAAGACGACACATCGCGCCGGGCCAAAGAGCTTTATGGCGACCGGTTCTTCTTCGACCTGCCGGTGAACCCCAACAATGGCACCGAGGAAGTGCGCCGGATCAAGCGTATCCACGCCGAAGTGGGACTTTCGGCGGTGAGCGTGTTTCCTTCGGGCACGCTGCCGCAAGTGGCGATCAACCACAAATACATGTGGCCGATCTATTCCGCTTGCGAGGAACTGGGCCTGCCGATCCTGCTGAACGTGGGCATTCCCGGCCCACGCATTCCGATGGAAACCCAGAAGGTGGAACATCTGGACGAGGTGTGCTGGTTCTTCCCCGAATTGAAAGTGGTGATGCGCCACGGGGCCGAGCCGTGGGAAGCGCTGGCGGTGAAGCTGATGCTGAAATGGCCGAACCTGTATTATTCGACCAGCGCCTTCGCGCCCAAGCATTACCCCAAGGCGATCATCGATTATGCCAATACCCGCGGCGCGGACAAGGTGATCTATGCCGGGTATTTCCCGATGGGGCTGAGCCTGGACCGGATCATGGCGGACATGGAAAACGTGCCGTTCAAGGACGAGGTGTGGCCCAAGTTCCTGCGCGACAACGCGATGAAGGTGTTTGGCCTTTAG
- a CDS encoding amidase, translating into MNDVLDTHDSLGLAALVKARKVAPVELLEAAIARAEALNPKLNFMAQKHYDYGRRAIAAGLPQGPFSGVPWLLKDLNTYIAGEVTENGSRLYKGQRASVTSELVRRIERAGFVIFGKTTTPEFGLTGTTESVAMGPTRNPWNPERIAGGSSGGAAAAVAAGVIPAAHATDGGGSIRIPASACGLFGLKPSRGRVPMGPARTEGWGGMSVHHAVTRTVRDSAAILDATHGVEPGSRYGAPSPERPFLAEVSRDPGKLRVALMLSPFSGAPVDAQVLAATRDAAKLLEGLGHHVEEAAPKIDFASIGASSFALMASSVAADCVDRAKALGIELGPDVVERTTLDFIAMGKSYTGMDYARGNNAYQAAAVAIAQFMERYDVILSPTLSAPPLPLGRIGLDTGRSMADWGREVGAFTAFTGIYNGTGQPSMSLPLGMSADGLPIGVMATGRYGEEALLFRLAGQVEKAAPWSGRRPSLKNDR; encoded by the coding sequence ATGAACGACGTGCTGGACACTCACGATTCCCTTGGCCTTGCTGCGCTGGTCAAGGCGCGCAAGGTTGCGCCCGTCGAACTGCTGGAGGCGGCAATTGCGCGGGCCGAAGCGCTGAACCCGAAGCTCAACTTCATGGCGCAGAAGCACTATGACTATGGGCGCAGGGCGATTGCTGCGGGGCTGCCGCAAGGGCCGTTCAGCGGGGTGCCCTGGCTGCTGAAAGACCTGAACACCTATATCGCAGGCGAAGTGACCGAAAACGGCAGCAGGCTTTACAAGGGCCAGCGCGCCAGTGTGACCTCCGAACTGGTGCGGCGGATTGAACGCGCGGGTTTTGTGATCTTCGGCAAGACGACGACGCCGGAGTTCGGCCTGACCGGGACGACGGAAAGCGTGGCGATGGGGCCGACGCGCAATCCGTGGAACCCGGAGCGTATTGCGGGCGGATCGTCCGGCGGGGCGGCGGCGGCGGTGGCGGCGGGCGTGATCCCGGCGGCGCACGCCACCGATGGCGGCGGTTCGATCCGCATCCCGGCATCGGCCTGCGGGCTGTTCGGACTGAAGCCATCGCGCGGTCGGGTGCCAATGGGGCCTGCGAGGACCGAGGGCTGGGGCGGCATGTCGGTCCACCATGCGGTGACGCGCACGGTGCGCGATTCCGCTGCCATTCTGGATGCGACGCATGGGGTGGAGCCGGGGTCGCGCTATGGCGCGCCATCGCCGGAGCGGCCCTTCCTGGCCGAAGTGAGCCGCGATCCGGGGAAGCTGCGGGTGGCGCTGATGCTCAGCCCCTTTTCGGGCGCGCCGGTGGATGCACAAGTGCTGGCCGCCACGCGCGATGCGGCAAAGCTGCTGGAGGGCCTTGGCCACCATGTTGAGGAAGCCGCGCCGAAGATCGATTTCGCCAGCATCGGGGCCAGCAGCTTTGCGCTGATGGCATCGTCGGTGGCGGCGGATTGCGTTGACCGGGCCAAGGCGCTGGGCATCGAACTGGGACCGGACGTGGTGGAGCGCACCACGCTGGACTTCATCGCAATGGGCAAGAGCTATACCGGCATGGATTATGCGCGCGGCAACAACGCCTATCAGGCCGCTGCCGTGGCGATTGCCCAGTTCATGGAGCGATACGACGTGATCCTTTCCCCCACGCTGTCGGCACCGCCGCTGCCGCTGGGCCGGATCGGGCTGGATACCGGGCGCAGCATGGCGGACTGGGGGCGCGAGGTGGGGGCGTTTACGGCCTTTACCGGCATATACAACGGCACCGGGCAGCCGAGCATGTCCCTGCCGCTGGGCATGTCGGCAGACGGGTTGCCCATCGGCGTGATGGCGACGGGGCGCTATGGCGAAGAGGCGCTGCTGTTCCGGTTGGCGGGGCAGGTGGAAAAGGCCGCGCCGTGGAGCGGGCGGCGCCCGTCCCTGAAGAACGACAGGTGA
- a CDS encoding aromatic ring-hydroxylating oxygenase subunit alpha, translating to MADTVANDARTAPVAVWQILEKLRGQDLIDWRTAPVEGRASVQERNLDIGFPFGWYAIDLSADLAVGEVKPLRYFSKDLAMWRGEDGQVRVIDAYCRHLGAHMGHGGKVHGNLLECPFHAWRYDGEEGIVKEIPYSKSIPPQVKRKCTRTWHVTEANRWIWLWYHPEDAAPLFEVEHLPEATDPEWTDYDVYEWNVYGSIQNMAENGVDVAHFKYIHGTANVPLGDLRWGDWGRGADVKAKMGTPWGEVDGQISYDTMGPGQSWTRFTGISETLLVACITPVELDHVHVRFCFTQPRAQAEGERAGVAKAIIRDICKQFDQDKIIWDRQKFEPNALICEGDGPIAQFRKYYARYYV from the coding sequence ATGGCGGATACAGTGGCGAACGACGCCCGCACCGCACCTGTGGCGGTGTGGCAGATCCTTGAAAAGCTGCGCGGGCAGGATCTGATCGACTGGCGCACGGCCCCGGTTGAAGGGCGTGCATCGGTGCAGGAGCGCAATCTGGATATCGGCTTTCCGTTCGGCTGGTATGCCATCGATCTTTCCGCTGACCTTGCGGTGGGCGAGGTAAAGCCGCTGCGCTATTTTTCCAAAGACCTTGCGATGTGGCGCGGGGAAGATGGGCAGGTGCGCGTGATCGATGCCTATTGCCGGCATCTGGGCGCGCACATGGGCCACGGCGGCAAAGTGCATGGCAATCTGCTGGAATGTCCGTTCCACGCATGGCGGTATGACGGGGAAGAGGGGATCGTAAAGGAGATCCCCTATTCGAAGTCGATCCCGCCGCAGGTGAAGCGCAAATGCACCCGGACCTGGCATGTGACCGAGGCGAACCGCTGGATCTGGCTGTGGTATCATCCCGAAGATGCCGCCCCGCTGTTTGAAGTGGAGCATCTGCCCGAAGCGACGGACCCCGAATGGACCGACTATGACGTTTACGAATGGAACGTCTATGGATCGATCCAGAACATGGCCGAAAACGGCGTGGACGTGGCGCACTTCAAATATATCCACGGCACCGCCAACGTGCCGCTGGGCGATCTGCGCTGGGGCGACTGGGGCCGCGGTGCGGATGTGAAGGCCAAGATGGGCACGCCGTGGGGCGAGGTCGATGGCCAGATCAGCTATGATACAATGGGACCGGGGCAAAGCTGGACACGCTTTACCGGGATTTCCGAAACGCTGCTGGTGGCCTGCATCACGCCGGTGGAGCTGGACCATGTGCATGTGCGCTTCTGTTTTACCCAGCCGCGTGCGCAGGCCGAGGGTGAGCGGGCAGGCGTGGCAAAGGCGATCATCCGCGATATCTGCAAGCAGTTCGATCAGGACAAGATCATCTGGGACCGCCAGAAGTTCGAACCCAATGCGCTGATCTGCGAAGGCGATGGGCCAATCGCGCAGTTCCGCAAGTATTACGCGCGGTATTACGTGTGA
- a CDS encoding SDR family NAD(P)-dependent oxidoreductase, which yields MRSVIVTGGFGVLGRAVAEAFRESGDRVARIDFAATAPDANPGGIDLGGVDLTDAAQAAAAVVRAQAELGGIDVLVNVAGGFVWEPLGDGSPATWARMFAMNATTCVNMTTAALPILRNTPGAAIVNIGAGSALNAGAGMGAYAASKQAVHKLTESLAAELAGTDCTVNAVLPSVIDTPVNRADMPDADFAQWVQPASLAKVIMFLASPCARTISGALIPVSRGG from the coding sequence ATGCGTTCAGTGATTGTAACCGGTGGTTTCGGGGTGCTTGGCCGGGCCGTGGCAGAAGCGTTCAGGGAAAGCGGCGACCGCGTGGCGCGGATCGATTTTGCAGCCACCGCGCCCGATGCGAACCCCGGCGGGATCGATCTGGGCGGTGTGGATCTGACCGACGCGGCGCAGGCGGCAGCGGCCGTTGTGCGGGCGCAGGCCGAACTTGGCGGGATCGATGTGCTGGTAAACGTCGCGGGCGGCTTTGTTTGGGAGCCGCTGGGCGATGGCAGCCCGGCCACATGGGCGCGAATGTTTGCCATGAATGCAACGACTTGCGTGAACATGACCACGGCCGCCCTGCCCATTTTGCGCAACACGCCCGGCGCGGCGATTGTCAATATCGGGGCCGGATCGGCGCTGAATGCCGGTGCCGGAATGGGGGCCTATGCTGCGTCCAAGCAGGCGGTTCACAAGCTGACGGAAAGCCTTGCGGCGGAGCTGGCGGGCACCGATTGCACGGTCAACGCGGTGCTGCCGAGTGTGATCGATACGCCGGTGAACCGGGCCGACATGCCCGATGCCGATTTTGCGCAATGGGTGCAGCCAGCGTCGCTGGCCAAGGTCATCATGTTCCTTGCAAGCCCTTGCGCAAGAACGATTTCGGGGGCTTTGATTCCGGTTTCAAGGGGCGGTTGA
- a CDS encoding DODA-type extradiol aromatic ring-opening family dioxygenase, whose product MSRLPTFFLNHGGGPWPWMEGPMREAYTALEASLAGVLEELPERPRVVLVITAHWEAPVARVSSHPAPPMLYDYYGFPEHTYRIHYTAPGSPELAGRVRDLLRAGGMACELDGERGFDHGTFSMMQPIRPQADIPVVQLSVLDGFDPATHIAMGALLQPLRDEGVLVIGSGLSYHNLRAWGPAGAAAAAQFDAWLRQNLDGTDAPARNAALEAWALAPAARMAHPREEHLLPLMVAAGAGGDDACTVHFHQNDFMGAMAVTGFRFG is encoded by the coding sequence ATGAGCAGATTGCCCACCTTTTTTCTGAACCACGGCGGCGGGCCGTGGCCGTGGATGGAAGGGCCGATGCGTGAGGCCTATACCGCGCTTGAAGCGTCGCTGGCAGGGGTGCTGGAGGAACTGCCCGAACGTCCGCGCGTCGTGCTGGTAATTACCGCGCATTGGGAGGCGCCGGTGGCGCGGGTTTCATCGCATCCTGCCCCGCCGATGCTGTATGATTATTACGGCTTTCCCGAACACACGTATCGCATCCACTACACCGCGCCGGGCAGCCCGGAACTGGCGGGGCGGGTGCGCGATCTGCTGCGGGCAGGGGGCATGGCGTGCGAATTGGATGGTGAACGCGGGTTTGACCACGGCACCTTTTCGATGATGCAGCCTATTCGCCCGCAGGCCGATATTCCGGTGGTGCAGCTATCGGTGCTGGACGGGTTTGATCCTGCCACGCACATTGCCATGGGCGCGCTGTTGCAGCCCTTGCGCGATGAAGGCGTGCTGGTGATCGGATCGGGCCTTTCGTATCACAACCTGCGCGCATGGGGACCGGCAGGGGCCGCTGCTGCCGCGCAGTTTGATGCATGGCTGCGGCAAAACCTGGACGGGACCGATGCGCCCGCCCGCAATGCCGCGCTGGAAGCATGGGCACTGGCCCCGGCGGCGCGCATGGCCCATCCGCGCGAAGAGCACCTGCTGCCGCTGATGGTGGCGGCGGGCGCGGGCGGCGACGATGCGTGTACGGTGCATTTTCACCAGAACGACTTCATGGGCGCGATGGCGGTTACGGGGTTCCGGTTCGGGTAA
- a CDS encoding nuclear transport factor 2 family protein translates to MSHNIEAVVARLQALEDREAIRDVIARYGPLADRGDAQALAALWTEDGTYEVVGFASARGRAEIAALIDAPYHRDMMADGCAHLLGPVAITVDGDRASAVGHSVVFRHHEGTFSAFRVAANRWTLARDTHDGQWRVIHRANALLDGAEAARVLLSVPVRNT, encoded by the coding sequence ATGTCACACAATATCGAAGCCGTCGTCGCCCGCCTGCAAGCGCTGGAAGACCGCGAGGCTATCCGTGACGTGATCGCCCGCTATGGCCCGCTGGCGGATCGCGGCGATGCGCAGGCGCTGGCGGCGCTATGGACGGAAGACGGCACTTACGAAGTCGTCGGTTTCGCCAGTGCGCGCGGACGGGCAGAAATCGCCGCGCTGATCGACGCCCCCTATCACCGCGACATGATGGCCGATGGCTGCGCGCACCTGCTCGGCCCGGTGGCCATCACCGTCGATGGGGACCGCGCCAGCGCTGTTGGACATTCCGTGGTGTTCCGCCACCACGAAGGCACATTCAGCGCGTTTCGGGTGGCGGCGAACCGGTGGACACTGGCCCGCGATACGCATGACGGGCAGTGGCGGGTCATCCACCGCGCCAATGCCCTGCTTGATGGCGCAGAGGCGGCCCGCGTACTGCTGTCGGTCCCGGTCAGGAACACTTAG
- a CDS encoding helix-turn-helix transcriptional regulator codes for MAATMDLHFSDLLARLYAGIGEEQPWRGFLEALAGWMDATFATLIITTPGKRQPATFLTPGGSADFASIYAESLFADDPFQGLADGIVTSYAEFMAGLPDHAFPEYRRTMAETGFDQVLGIDLHFGQARGRKDDGRYEARFRISRHNALPDFTPADRARLQMLSQHLRIAVGLFEKLQFAGAQHGVFHATAQGLGLALIVLDRSRRIVSTNALADSLLAEDEGLMRRDAELVLAAPAQQRMVGELLRGDILVNGLGLTGAKLTRFRIERPAHGDLVVTARPLDVSAIHAGAGALALFMARPGPEKSTDPQALRDLLGLTVAEARLTAVLAQGHSLVEAARRLGIAHNTAKVQLRAVFAKTGVNRQAQLVALLASLGA; via the coding sequence ATGGCTGCAACAATGGATCTTCATTTTTCCGATCTTCTCGCGCGGCTCTATGCCGGGATCGGGGAAGAGCAGCCGTGGCGCGGGTTTCTGGAAGCGCTGGCCGGGTGGATGGACGCAACCTTTGCCACGCTTATCATCACCACGCCGGGAAAGCGCCAGCCTGCAACTTTTCTGACGCCCGGCGGCAGCGCCGATTTTGCCAGTATTTATGCCGAAAGCCTGTTTGCCGATGATCCGTTTCAGGGGTTGGCGGACGGGATTGTGACATCCTATGCCGAGTTCATGGCGGGGCTGCCCGATCACGCCTTTCCCGAATATCGCCGCACAATGGCGGAGACGGGGTTCGATCAGGTGCTGGGCATTGACCTGCATTTCGGGCAGGCGCGCGGGCGCAAGGATGATGGGCGATATGAGGCGCGGTTCCGCATCAGCCGGCACAACGCACTGCCCGATTTCACCCCGGCGGATCGCGCGCGGTTGCAGATGCTGTCGCAGCACTTGCGCATCGCGGTGGGATTGTTCGAGAAGTTGCAGTTTGCAGGCGCGCAGCACGGCGTTTTCCATGCGACGGCCCAAGGGCTGGGCTTGGCGCTGATCGTGCTGGACCGCAGCCGCCGCATTGTCAGCACCAATGCGCTGGCCGACAGCCTGTTGGCCGAGGATGAGGGGCTGATGCGGCGCGATGCCGAACTGGTGCTGGCCGCCCCCGCGCAGCAGCGTATGGTGGGTGAATTGCTGCGTGGGGACATACTTGTAAACGGGCTGGGCCTGACAGGCGCAAAGCTGACCCGCTTTCGTATTGAACGTCCCGCACACGGCGATCTGGTGGTGACCGCGCGGCCATTGGATGTGAGCGCGATTCACGCAGGCGCGGGTGCGCTGGCGCTGTTTATGGCGCGTCCGGGGCCGGAAAAAAGCACCGATCCGCAGGCCTTGCGCGATCTGTTGGGCCTGACCGTGGCAGAGGCGCGGCTGACCGCCGTGCTGGCGCAAGGGCACAGCCTGGTGGAAGCGGCGCGGCGGCTGGGCATAGCGCACAATACCGCCAAAGTGCAGTTGCGCGCGGTCTTTGCCAAGACCGGGGTGAACCGGCAGGCGCAACTTGTGGCGCTGCTGGCATCGCTGGGCGCATAA